One Prunus dulcis chromosome 8, ALMONDv2, whole genome shotgun sequence DNA window includes the following coding sequences:
- the LOC117636780 gene encoding syntaxin-112-like — MNDLMTKSFLSYVDLKKQAMKDLESEPDLEMGKLGPADEQNLTQFFEEVTAIKADMEEITNLLLDLQDLNEETKSTHSAKVLRGLRDRINADMVAILRKAKGIKARLESLDHSNVANRNVSVEYKEGSPVDRMRISVTNGLRAKLRDMTNDFQSLREQIVKEHKEGLKRRYYNATGEEASEEVIDKMILESGQIKVFEGKAELAMENQQRHEALKDLQRSLTELHQVFLDMAMMVEKQGEQMDDIEQNVADAGAYIHGGTNALFSAKQMKQRRRRWVCWIGALVLLVLLVCLISILAS; from the coding sequence ATGAATGATCTAATGACCAAGTCATTCCTCAGTTACGTGGACCTCAAGAAACAGGCCATGAAAGACCTTGAATCGGAACCCGACCTCGAAATGGGCAAACTTGGCCCTGCTGATGAACAGAACCTTACCCAATTTTTCGAAGAAGTGACTGCAATCAAGGCTGATATGGAAGAGATTACAAACCTTCTTCTTGATCTTCAGGACCTGAATGAAGAAACCAAGTCTACTCACAGTGCTAAAGTTCTTAGAGGGTTAAGAGATAGAATTAATGCTGACATGGTAGCTATTCTGAGGAAAGCAAAAGGCATCAAAGCAAGATTGGAGTCGCTTGACCACTCGAATGTGGCTAATCGAAATGTATCAGTGGAGTACAAGGAAGGTAGCCCTGTTGATCGAATGAGGATTTCGGTGACTAATGGTTTGAGAGCTAAGCTGAGAGATATGACGAATGATTTTCAGTCCTTGAGAGAACAGATTGTTAAAGAGCACAAAGAAGGTCTCAAGAGGAGGTATTATAATGCCACTGGGGAGGAAGCAAGTGAGGAAGTGATTGATAAGATGATTTTGGAAAGTGGGCAGATCAAAGTTTTTGAGGGGAAGGCTGAGCTGGCAATGGAGAATCAGCAGAGGCATGAGGCCTTGAAGGACTTGCAGAGAAGCTTGACAGAACTCCATCAAGTTTTCCTGGACATGGCAATGATGGTTGAAAAGCAAGGGGAACAAATGGATGATATTGAACAGAATGTGGCTGATGCTGGAGCTTACATTCATGGTGGAACCAATGCTCTTTTTTCTGCTAAGCAGATGaagcagagaagaagaagatgggtttgtTGGATTGGGGCTTTGGTGTTGCTTGTGTTGCTGGTATGCCTGATTTCCATCTTAGCTTCTTGA